A window from Bacteroidota bacterium encodes these proteins:
- a CDS encoding glycosyl hydrolase 43 family protein — MRTGLAILFLFFLEFTSAQTISKVWVADNGDGTYKNPVINADYSDPDAIRVGDNYYMVSSSFTHIPGLPILHSKDLVNWKLIGHALKKQPPFDVYHNVQHGAGVWAPSIRYHNNEFYIYYPDPDYGIYLVKAKNINGPWTEPLLIEAGKGLIDPCPLWDDDARPDDPVGRGKTFLAHAYAGSRAGFKSIIVVKEMNKEGTKIIGNGVMVYDGHELDPTIEGPKFYKRNGYYYIFAPGGGVSTGWQTILRSKNIYGPYERKVAIDQGTTPINGPHQGAWVTTQTGEDWFLHFQDKDAYGRVVHLQPMKWVNDWPVIGADKDGDGKGEPVLTFKKPNVGKTHPVSTVQDSDEFNETKFGLQWQWQANPKEGWAFPTPNGSLRMFSIYQPDSIKNLWSMPNILGQKFPAEEFNATVKVSFMPKFENERFGLIVFGTDYASVSIVKRTNGLFLVYHQNIHADKNNNEKEEESFPVSGNEFYLSVKVNKGGVCHFSFKDQKGSINILKAFTAKPGRWVGAKIGMFCSRTNITNDAGFADVDWLRIESSQ, encoded by the coding sequence ATGAGAACCGGGTTAGCAATATTGTTTTTATTTTTTCTGGAATTCACTTCTGCTCAAACAATTTCTAAAGTTTGGGTGGCCGATAATGGCGACGGCACTTATAAAAACCCTGTGATCAATGCTGATTATAGCGACCCCGATGCTATAAGAGTGGGTGATAACTATTATATGGTGTCATCCAGCTTTACGCATATTCCCGGCTTGCCGATACTTCATTCAAAAGACCTGGTAAACTGGAAACTGATCGGTCATGCATTAAAAAAGCAACCTCCTTTTGATGTATATCATAATGTACAGCATGGCGCAGGAGTTTGGGCTCCATCGATCCGTTATCATAATAATGAGTTTTATATCTATTACCCGGATCCTGATTACGGGATCTATTTAGTGAAAGCAAAAAACATTAATGGGCCGTGGACAGAACCATTATTAATTGAGGCGGGTAAGGGATTGATTGATCCTTGTCCATTATGGGACGATGATGCCCGCCCGGATGACCCGGTCGGACGGGGGAAAACATTTCTCGCCCATGCATATGCAGGCAGCCGTGCAGGTTTCAAGTCAATTATTGTTGTAAAAGAAATGAATAAGGAAGGAACAAAGATCATTGGCAATGGTGTAATGGTTTATGACGGACATGAATTGGACCCGACCATTGAAGGTCCGAAGTTTTACAAACGAAACGGGTACTATTATATTTTTGCACCGGGTGGTGGAGTGAGTACCGGTTGGCAAACTATTCTGCGCTCAAAAAATATTTATGGCCCTTATGAAAGAAAAGTTGCGATAGACCAGGGAACAACACCAATCAACGGGCCACACCAGGGTGCATGGGTAACTACACAAACAGGTGAAGATTGGTTTTTGCATTTTCAAGACAAGGATGCTTATGGAAGGGTTGTTCATTTGCAACCAATGAAATGGGTAAATGACTGGCCTGTAATAGGAGCGGATAAAGATGGTGATGGAAAAGGAGAACCTGTTCTGACTTTTAAAAAGCCAAATGTTGGGAAAACACATCCTGTATCAACAGTTCAGGACAGTGATGAGTTCAATGAAACTAAATTTGGATTACAATGGCAATGGCAGGCCAATCCTAAAGAAGGATGGGCGTTTCCAACACCGAATGGTTCTTTGAGAATGTTTTCTATTTATCAGCCGGACTCCATTAAAAATTTATGGAGCATGCCAAATATACTCGGACAAAAATTCCCGGCTGAGGAGTTCAACGCGACAGTTAAAGTATCATTCATGCCAAAGTTTGAAAATGAAAGATTCGGACTAATTGTTTTTGGAACTGATTACGCATCTGTTTCTATTGTAAAAAGAACCAACGGGCTTTTTTTAGTATACCATCAGAATATTCATGCAGACAAAAATAATAACGAGAAAGAAGAAGAAAGTTTTCCTGTAAGTGGAAATGAATTTTACCTCTCAGTAAAAGTTAATAAAGGAGGAGTTTGCCATTTCAGTTTTAAGGATCAAAAAGGGAGCATCAATATCTTAAAGGCATTTACTGCAAAACCGGGTCGATGGGTTGGGGCAAAAATTGGAATGTTTTGCAGCAGAACAAATATTACAAATGATGCGGGATTTGCTGATGTAGATTGGCTTCGCATCGAATCGTCTCAATAA
- a CDS encoding alpha/beta hydrolase: MNLYKDAVPNNKLIADKENSVTRDNVTRIAKVSNPTLTVFKPAKPNGKAVIICPGGGYSILAFDKEGTRVAEEMNRWGITAFVLKYRLPDDSINIDRSLAPLQDAQQAIRFVRSNAKEFGVDRNKIGIMGFSAGGHLASTAATHFNFKADAANDDTTSARPDFAILIYPVITFDSTFGHKGSRNNLVGANASKEKFDFYSNELQVTPTTPPTFLIHASDDATVPVENSVRFYQACVKNKVPVEMHLYPKGGHGFGMYNKTTDDNWMERLRNWLNSIK; this comes from the coding sequence ATTAACTTATATAAAGATGCTGTTCCAAATAACAAACTAATTGCTGATAAAGAGAATTCAGTTACTAGGGATAATGTTACACGAATTGCAAAAGTGAGCAATCCAACACTTACAGTTTTTAAACCAGCAAAGCCAAATGGCAAAGCAGTGATCATTTGCCCGGGTGGTGGTTATTCTATCCTTGCGTTTGATAAGGAAGGAACAAGAGTTGCAGAAGAAATGAATCGTTGGGGTATTACAGCATTTGTTTTAAAATATCGGTTGCCTGATGATTCAATAAACATTGATAGAAGTTTGGCACCTTTACAAGACGCACAACAAGCAATACGATTTGTAAGAAGTAATGCAAAAGAGTTTGGAGTTGATAGAAACAAGATCGGTATCATGGGTTTTTCAGCAGGAGGACATTTAGCATCAACTGCTGCAACGCATTTTAATTTTAAAGCCGATGCTGCTAACGATGATACAACCTCTGCTCGTCCTGACTTTGCTATCTTGATTTATCCCGTAATTACATTTGATAGCACATTTGGGCATAAAGGTTCAAGGAACAATTTAGTTGGTGCAAATGCGTCAAAGGAGAAATTCGATTTTTACTCCAATGAATTGCAGGTTACTCCAACAACACCACCAACATTTTTAATTCATGCAAGCGATGATGCAACAGTGCCTGTTGAGAACAGCGTTCGTTTTTACCAGGCATGTGTAAAGAATAAAGTGCCTGTTGAAATGCATTTATATCCCAAAGGCGGACATGGTTTTGGGATGTATAATAAAACAACTGACGATAACTGGATGGAACGGTTAAGGAATTGGCTAAATTCGATCAAATAG
- a CDS encoding oxidoreductase produces the protein MQPINTALCSFGMSGWVFHAPFITTNPGFNFYGVWERTKNLAQEKYPEVKTFRSLEEMLADKNIELVVVNTPSVTHYDFAKQVILAGKHLIVEKPFTPTVAQAKELIALAQEKNVKLSVYQNRRYDSDYKTVKKILDEGWLGNIVDAAIHYDRYVPALSYKVHKETPTPGVGALYDLGSHLIDQALQLFGMPQAVFADITINRPDSKVDDYFDLKLFYPKHRMTLKSSYYVREALPGYIFHGTLGSFIKHKTDVQETDLQANKKPGSSDWGTEPDSQKGLLHTEKDGKIIKEYVQSLQGNYADYYNGIYHAIRNNTAVPVSGEEGMKVIQVIEAAIKSNKEKKVIEL, from the coding sequence ATGCAACCTATCAATACAGCATTATGTTCTTTCGGTATGAGTGGCTGGGTATTTCATGCGCCATTCATTACTACTAATCCGGGCTTTAATTTTTATGGTGTTTGGGAAAGAACCAAGAACCTGGCACAGGAAAAATATCCGGAAGTAAAAACATTTCGTTCGCTGGAAGAAATGCTGGCCGATAAAAATATTGAACTTGTTGTTGTGAATACACCAAGTGTTACACATTACGATTTTGCAAAACAGGTTATTCTTGCAGGGAAACATTTAATTGTTGAAAAACCATTTACGCCAACTGTTGCACAAGCGAAGGAATTAATTGCATTGGCTCAAGAGAAGAATGTAAAGCTTTCTGTTTATCAAAACCGGCGCTACGATAGTGATTATAAAACGGTGAAAAAGATTTTAGATGAAGGATGGCTTGGAAATATTGTTGATGCAGCAATTCATTATGACAGGTATGTTCCGGCATTGAGTTATAAAGTGCATAAAGAAACACCAACACCCGGAGTAGGTGCTTTGTATGATTTAGGTTCACACCTAATTGACCAGGCCTTACAATTATTCGGAATGCCACAAGCTGTGTTCGCCGATATTACTATCAATCGTCCCGACTCAAAAGTGGATGATTATTTTGATTTGAAATTATTTTATCCTAAGCACCGGATGACTTTGAAGTCGAGCTATTATGTGCGGGAAGCGTTGCCCGGTTATATTTTTCATGGTACGTTGGGCTCATTTATAAAACACAAAACCGATGTGCAGGAAACCGATCTGCAGGCTAATAAAAAACCAGGAAGCTCAGATTGGGGAACAGAACCTGACTCACAAAAAGGGTTATTGCATACAGAAAAAGATGGTAAGATCATAAAAGAATATGTTCAGTCGCTACAAGGCAACTATGCTGATTACTACAATGGAATTTATCATGCAATAAGAAATAACACAGCAGTACCTGTCAGTGGCGAGGAAGGAATGAAAGTGATACAGGTAATAGAAGCAGCAATAAAAAGTAATAAAGAAAAAAAGGTAATTGAGTTATGA
- a CDS encoding Gfo/Idh/MocA family oxidoreductase, which translates to MERGTFLKYTAAAGASLMLHPFEPFALTSAKKIRLAQAGTGHRGSGFWGKDLIKNFNEVLEFVGLHDINPGRAAYAKQTYGGDIPVFASFDEMLDKVQADYIIVTTVDATHDEFIVKALNKGFNVITEKPMTTDEVKCQRILDAERKSGKKVVVAFNYRHSVHNIQLKELLAAERVGKITSVDFHWYLNVHHGADYFRRWHGRLGRSGSLWVHKATHHFDLLNWWLNSEPVEVMAYGELNHYGKNSSFRGLKCRGCEFKDKCKFYWDITKDQRLTDLYVKNEQHDGYIRDGCVWSNEIDIWDKMSAQITYANGVTANYSLTTYSPYEGWKIAFNGMKGRIDTWEDIPFMQKTQDDQAKKHAVEMSQSDDGVKGEVREIIAMDNFEKNFEVYTTAKINAGHGGGDVRMQRRMFVDTNDNPHHIMAGTRDGAMSILIGIAARKSIKEKRPVKISELTDLIPKANTH; encoded by the coding sequence ATGGAACGTGGTACATTTTTAAAGTACACTGCTGCTGCAGGTGCTTCGTTAATGCTTCATCCTTTTGAACCCTTTGCCCTTACATCTGCTAAAAAGATACGGTTGGCACAGGCTGGTACAGGTCATCGTGGTTCAGGTTTCTGGGGGAAAGATCTGATCAAAAATTTTAATGAGGTATTGGAGTTTGTCGGGTTGCATGATATCAATCCCGGCAGGGCTGCCTATGCTAAACAAACTTATGGCGGCGACATTCCTGTATTTGCAAGCTTTGATGAAATGCTTGACAAAGTACAAGCTGATTATATTATTGTAACTACAGTAGATGCAACACACGATGAATTTATTGTAAAAGCATTGAATAAAGGATTTAATGTGATCACAGAAAAACCAATGACAACGGATGAAGTGAAATGTCAACGGATATTGGATGCAGAAAGAAAATCCGGGAAAAAAGTTGTTGTTGCTTTTAACTATCGTCACAGCGTACACAATATTCAATTAAAAGAATTGCTGGCTGCTGAAAGAGTTGGAAAAATAACATCTGTCGATTTTCATTGGTATTTAAATGTGCATCATGGTGCCGATTATTTCCGCCGCTGGCATGGCCGATTGGGAAGAAGCGGTTCATTATGGGTGCATAAAGCCACACACCATTTCGATCTACTCAACTGGTGGCTGAATAGTGAACCGGTAGAAGTAATGGCATATGGAGAGTTGAATCATTACGGAAAAAATAGTTCATTCCGTGGTTTAAAATGCCGTGGTTGTGAATTCAAAGACAAATGCAAATTTTATTGGGATATAACCAAAGATCAGCGTCTGACAGATTTGTATGTAAAGAATGAGCAGCATGATGGGTATATCCGTGATGGTTGTGTGTGGAGCAACGAAATTGATATCTGGGATAAAATGAGTGCTCAGATAACTTATGCAAACGGTGTTACTGCTAATTATTCTTTAACTACTTATTCACCGTATGAAGGTTGGAAAATTGCATTCAATGGAATGAAGGGCAGAATAGATACATGGGAAGATATTCCGTTCATGCAGAAAACACAAGATGACCAGGCTAAAAAACATGCTGTAGAAATGAGCCAGTCGGATGATGGTGTTAAGGGAGAAGTAAGGGAAATAATTGCAATGGACAATTTTGAAAAGAATTTTGAAGTATATACAACAGCCAAAATAAATGCTGGCCACGGCGGCGGTGATGTACGTATGCAACGGAGAATGTTTGTTGATACGAATGACAATCCTCATCACATCATGGCAGGTACAAGAGACGGGGCAATGAGTATATTAATTGGCATTGCTGCAAGAAAAAGTATAAAAGAAAAACGTCCGGTAAAAATTTCTGAACTCACTGATTTAATTCCAAAAGCAAATACACATTAA
- a CDS encoding DUF1593 domain-containing protein yields MTIKSTILIYLFSITANVLMAQKPVPVKPRILISTDIGGTDPDDNQSMTHFLMYSYMFKIEGLISSPSYGHGTKQNILDMIDLYEKDLPKLKQHVKDYPSPGALREVCKQGKHGAAPFVGYTMATEGSDWIIKCAKKKTKEPLWILVWGGLEDVAQALHDAPEIKTKIKIYWIGGPNKKWSANSYSYIVANFPELWFIEVNSSYYGFFSDNGVPDSLRNRNYYDSYIRDAGYLGKDYKNYYKGNIKMGDTPSLLYMMDGNPNDPSKESWGGSFEKLDRSPRIVYNRNTTLADTITVYSVVEFHFKGPIINIPPDSACFTMTVKAQIGEQKWAGFYLGNGDYAIKYCPKQTEALTYKITSPIPGFLEQIGQLVVDNIWPGKTRSTDYILGANWYTDKSSPELFDGTWQGGKTVLKWRNDALLDWSKHWAWLQ; encoded by the coding sequence ATGACTATTAAAAGTACCATTTTGATATATCTTTTTTCAATAACTGCAAATGTCTTGATGGCACAGAAACCTGTTCCGGTTAAACCACGTATTCTTATTAGTACTGACATTGGTGGCACTGATCCTGACGATAATCAATCAATGACTCATTTTCTCATGTACAGCTATATGTTCAAAATCGAAGGACTCATTTCCTCTCCCTCTTACGGTCACGGTACAAAGCAGAATATTCTTGATATGATCGATCTGTATGAGAAGGATCTGCCGAAGCTCAAACAACATGTGAAAGACTATCCTTCACCAGGTGCCTTGCGGGAAGTATGTAAACAGGGCAAGCATGGTGCAGCACCATTCGTCGGTTATACAATGGCAACCGAAGGTTCAGATTGGATTATTAAATGCGCAAAAAAGAAAACTAAAGAGCCACTTTGGATTTTGGTTTGGGGCGGCCTGGAAGATGTAGCGCAGGCATTACATGACGCACCTGAAATTAAAACTAAGATCAAGATCTATTGGATCGGAGGCCCCAATAAAAAATGGAGTGCTAACAGTTACTCTTATATAGTTGCAAACTTTCCTGAACTGTGGTTTATTGAAGTAAATAGTTCTTATTATGGTTTCTTTTCTGATAACGGGGTACCCGATAGTTTAAGAAACCGCAATTACTATGATAGTTATATTCGTGATGCCGGATATTTAGGAAAGGATTATAAAAACTATTATAAAGGAAACATTAAAATGGGTGATACGCCTTCTCTGCTGTATATGATGGATGGAAATCCCAATGATCCATCCAAAGAAAGTTGGGGAGGTAGTTTTGAAAAGTTAGATCGTAGCCCGAGGATCGTGTATAATCGCAATACCACATTGGCAGATACGATAACAGTTTATTCAGTGGTAGAGTTTCATTTCAAAGGTCCCATAATTAATATTCCGCCTGACTCCGCTTGTTTTACTATGACTGTTAAAGCACAAATCGGTGAACAAAAATGGGCTGGCTTTTATCTTGGCAATGGTGATTATGCGATTAAATACTGTCCCAAACAAACCGAAGCGTTAACGTATAAAATTACCTCGCCCATTCCCGGTTTTCTTGAACAAATCGGACAATTGGTGGTGGATAATATTTGGCCCGGTAAAACCCGTTCAACAGACTATATATTAGGTGCCAATTGGTATACCGACAAATCCAGTCCCGAACTGTTTGACGGAACGTGGCAGGGCGGTAAAACAGTATTGAAATGGCGCAACGATGCATTGCTGGATTGGTCCAAGCATTGGGCATGGTTGCAATAG
- a CDS encoding glycoside hydrolase family 28 protein, translating into MKKIVLTQLTLVLFLFAFAQKEKLPVIKSPSFKKDTFNIKKFGAIADGYFLNTKTIAAAIDACNKKGGGVVLVPAGLWLTGPVVIKNNVNLHLASGSTLLFTDDKKEYPLVKANWEGLPQMRNQSPISATDAVNIGITGKGIIDGNGDVWRAVKIDKLTESQWKKKVASGGVLSEDKKTWYPSEGFVKGSKMPANPGMITPERDAAFYESIKDFLRPNLLLLTNCKLILLEGVTFQNSPAWCLHPLMCENLTVRDVFVKNPWYAQNGDGIDAESCKNVLIENSVFDVGDDALCMKSGRDAEGRKRGMPIENVIIRGCTVYASHGGFVIGSEMSGGARNIYVSNCTFIGADIGLRFKTTRGRGGVVENIFINDIYMKDIPAEAILFDMYYMAKDPVVLAGEKRELPKVEMKPVDETTPVFKNFHISNVYCNGAAKGIFVRGLPEMHVKDIVLENMVLQAKNGIDVQEASGITFKNIKIISDETKPVIDIVQSDKLVFDNITYKNGAELLFRVSGDRSGNISIKNTDASKAKEKITYELGATDKSVTTKR; encoded by the coding sequence ATGAAAAAAATTGTTTTAACACAGTTAACACTCGTCTTATTTCTTTTTGCATTTGCTCAAAAAGAAAAGCTCCCGGTCATAAAATCCCCTTCGTTTAAGAAAGATACGTTTAACATCAAAAAGTTTGGTGCAATTGCAGACGGATATTTTCTGAATACCAAAACGATTGCCGCTGCTATTGATGCCTGTAATAAAAAAGGCGGAGGGGTTGTATTAGTGCCAGCTGGCTTATGGTTAACCGGTCCCGTTGTTATAAAGAATAATGTAAATCTTCACCTGGCTTCAGGTTCTACTCTATTATTTACAGATGATAAAAAAGAATATCCGCTGGTGAAAGCAAACTGGGAAGGTTTACCACAGATGCGGAATCAATCTCCTATTTCTGCAACGGATGCAGTAAATATTGGAATCACAGGTAAGGGAATCATTGACGGAAACGGCGATGTATGGCGTGCTGTAAAAATTGATAAGCTTACCGAGAGCCAATGGAAAAAGAAAGTGGCAAGCGGCGGCGTTTTGAGTGAGGATAAAAAAACATGGTATCCTTCAGAAGGTTTTGTAAAAGGCTCAAAGATGCCTGCTAATCCCGGTATGATCACACCCGAAAGAGATGCCGCGTTTTATGAAAGCATAAAAGATTTTCTCCGCCCTAATTTATTATTACTTACTAACTGTAAACTTATATTGCTTGAAGGAGTAACATTTCAAAACTCACCGGCATGGTGCTTACATCCATTGATGTGTGAAAACTTAACGGTGAGAGATGTTTTTGTAAAAAACCCCTGGTATGCACAGAATGGTGATGGAATAGATGCAGAGAGCTGCAAGAACGTATTGATTGAAAACTCTGTATTTGATGTTGGCGATGATGCACTGTGCATGAAAAGTGGACGTGATGCAGAAGGAAGAAAAAGAGGAATGCCAATTGAAAATGTTATTATCCGCGGTTGTACTGTATATGCTTCTCATGGTGGTTTTGTAATTGGTAGCGAAATGAGCGGTGGCGCAAGAAATATTTATGTAAGCAACTGTACATTCATTGGTGCTGATATCGGTTTGCGGTTTAAAACTACAAGAGGTCGTGGTGGCGTAGTAGAGAATATTTTCATCAATGACATTTATATGAAAGATATTCCTGCCGAAGCTATTTTGTTTGATATGTATTATATGGCAAAAGACCCGGTGGTGTTGGCGGGTGAAAAAAGAGAGCTACCAAAAGTGGAAATGAAACCGGTTGATGAAACAACTCCTGTTTTCAAAAATTTTCATATCAGTAATGTTTACTGTAATGGGGCAGCAAAAGGGATCTTTGTAAGAGGCTTACCTGAAATGCATGTGAAGGATATTGTATTGGAGAATATGGTACTGCAGGCAAAAAATGGAATTGATGTTCAGGAAGCAAGTGGCATTACTTTTAAAAATATCAAGATCATCAGTGATGAGACAAAGCCGGTGATTGATATTGTACAAAGTGATAAACTGGTGTTTGATAATATTACTTATAAAAATGGCGCCGAACTGCTGTTTCGTGTAAGCGGTGACAGAAGCGGCAATATTTCAATTAAAAATACAGATGCTTCCAAAGCAAAAGAAAAAATTACTTACGAACTCGGGGCAACAGATAAAAGCGTAACAACAAAAAGATGA
- a CDS encoding glycoside hydrolase family 88 protein produces the protein MRIILRIAMLVTVIVFTNNMTAQEKPLSQQVAATVLKIWPDTIPVGSQTKWSYDMGVVLKGFEGIWMNTGDVSYFNAIQKKIDFFVKDDGSIKNYELEEYNIDHVNNGKLVMLLYRVLGKEKYKKAADLLRSQLKTHPRTKEGGFWHKKVYTNQMWLDGLYMGEPFYAEYAMVFNEESAFDDIANQFIWMEKHARDPKTGLLYHAWDESKEQKWANKVTGTSPLFWARAMGWYSDALVDALDYFPVTHPKRKVLIDILNRLVNAIEKQQDKTTGLWYDIINYNGPGKEKNYFEASASCQFTYAIAKGVRKGYLPSAKLAIAKKAYAGIVNKFIKVENGQTNLYGTVKVSGLGGNPYRDGSFEYYMSEPVIVNDPKGVGAFLLASYEMELLPTQSIGKGKTVLLDRYFNSEKRKDATGKDVYWHYVWNERSHPGFYTLGWVFEKNGAKLSSLNVAPTASNLKNASVYIIVDPDHKRDNPNPNYVVASDVKVIGDWVKAGGTLLLMANDSNNCDLKHLNLLSGLFGIKFTDKSLNMVKNDTYEQGVVLPGTGNPVFKSPAKMFLKEVSALEVSSLLVPAKANTVKDGDIIIATANYGKGKVLAVGDPWLYNEYVDGRKLPPEYENYKAAEDLVKWLLGAAKK, from the coding sequence ATGAGAATTATTTTAAGAATAGCAATGCTTGTAACAGTTATTGTTTTTACAAACAATATGACTGCGCAGGAAAAGCCACTTTCACAACAAGTAGCGGCAACAGTACTAAAAATATGGCCTGATACTATTCCCGTAGGCAGCCAGACAAAATGGAGCTATGATATGGGTGTGGTGCTGAAAGGTTTTGAAGGTATCTGGATGAATACCGGGGATGTAAGCTATTTTAATGCTATTCAGAAGAAGATCGATTTTTTTGTAAAAGATGATGGAAGTATTAAAAACTATGAACTGGAAGAATACAATATTGATCATGTAAATAATGGCAAGCTTGTAATGTTGTTATATCGTGTATTGGGAAAAGAGAAGTATAAAAAAGCAGCCGACCTTTTAAGAAGTCAGTTAAAAACACATCCACGAACAAAAGAAGGGGGCTTCTGGCATAAGAAAGTTTACACTAATCAAATGTGGTTAGATGGTTTGTATATGGGCGAGCCTTTTTATGCGGAATATGCAATGGTATTTAATGAAGAATCGGCATTTGATGATATAGCCAACCAATTCATCTGGATGGAGAAGCATGCAAGAGATCCGAAGACAGGCTTATTATATCATGCATGGGATGAAAGCAAAGAACAGAAATGGGCCAATAAAGTAACAGGGACTTCACCGCTTTTCTGGGCCAGAGCGATGGGTTGGTACAGTGACGCATTGGTAGATGCATTGGATTATTTTCCTGTAACACATCCAAAAAGAAAAGTGTTGATTGACATACTGAACCGCCTGGTGAATGCCATAGAAAAACAACAGGATAAAACAACAGGACTATGGTATGATATAATTAATTATAATGGCCCAGGTAAAGAAAAAAATTATTTTGAGGCATCGGCAAGTTGCCAGTTTACATATGCAATTGCAAAAGGCGTAAGAAAAGGTTATCTGCCTTCAGCAAAATTGGCAATTGCTAAAAAAGCATATGCAGGTATTGTAAATAAATTTATCAAGGTTGAAAATGGGCAAACCAATTTATACGGTACTGTAAAAGTTTCAGGTCTTGGTGGCAATCCCTATCGTGATGGAAGTTTTGAATATTATATGAGTGAACCGGTAATTGTAAATGATCCGAAAGGGGTAGGTGCCTTCCTGCTGGCCAGCTACGAAATGGAACTGCTGCCGACTCAATCAATAGGTAAAGGAAAAACTGTTTTACTCGACCGTTATTTCAACAGTGAAAAAAGAAAGGATGCAACAGGTAAAGATGTTTACTGGCATTATGTGTGGAATGAAAGAAGTCATCCCGGGTTTTACACACTCGGATGGGTTTTTGAAAAGAATGGCGCTAAACTTTCATCACTTAATGTGGCGCCAACTGCATCTAATTTAAAGAACGCTTCTGTTTATATCATTGTTGACCCGGACCATAAAAGAGATAATCCCAATCCGAATTATGTTGTGGCGAGTGATGTTAAAGTAATTGGCGATTGGGTGAAGGCAGGCGGCACTTTGTTATTGATGGCAAATGACAGCAACAACTGCGATCTGAAACACCTGAACCTGCTCTCTGGTTTGTTTGGAATAAAATTTACTGATAAGAGTTTGAATATGGTAAAGAACGATACTTATGAACAGGGTGTTGTATTGCCGGGTACAGGTAATCCTGTATTTAAATCACCGGCTAAAATGTTTTTAAAAGAAGTGAGTGCTTTGGAAGTTTCATCACTCCTGGTGCCAGCAAAAGCGAATACGGTAAAAGACGGGGATATAATTATTGCCACGGCAAATTATGGAAAAGGAAAAGTGCTGGCAGTTGGCGATCCCTGGTTGTATAATGAATACGTAGATGGAAGAAAACTGCCTCCTGAATATGAAAACTACAAAGCCGCTGAAGATCTTGTGAAATGGCTATTGGGTGCAGCTAAAAAATAG
- a CDS encoding nuclear transport factor 2 family protein, translated as MKRLIIAIALFIPFLMNAQSKAEKEVASAVEELRKAMVDGDKAVLEKLTSDKLSYVHSGGHADDKKEFVAKLTGGGSDFVTIDLTEQVVIVSGKVAIVRHNLSAKTNDGGKPAEVHLRIMLTWQKQGKQWILLARQATKIT; from the coding sequence ATGAAAAGACTGATTATAGCGATAGCATTGTTCATCCCTTTTTTAATGAATGCGCAATCAAAGGCCGAAAAAGAAGTGGCTTCAGCAGTAGAGGAATTGCGTAAGGCAATGGTTGATGGAGACAAAGCTGTTCTGGAAAAACTGACTTCTGATAAACTCAGCTATGTACATAGTGGAGGACATGCGGATGATAAAAAAGAATTTGTTGCAAAACTTACAGGTGGCGGCTCCGATTTTGTTACGATCGATCTGACAGAACAGGTGGTCATTGTAAGCGGAAAAGTGGCAATAGTCCGGCATAATTTATCTGCCAAAACCAATGATGGCGGTAAACCCGCTGAAGTGCATTTGCGCATTATGCTTACCTGGCAAAAACAAGGCAAACAATGGATATTATTGGCAAGGCAGGCGACAAAAATTACCTAA